The genomic window GTCCCCAAATCCGAGTTGGACGAAGCGCAAATAAAAGAATTAGAGGAGTATGAGATCTCTCAAGGACCTTTATCAGTCTTACAACAGGCCGTACGAAACTCGTCGCAGGTGTTGATCTCTTTACGAAATAACAAGAAGTTGCTGGCGAGGGTGAAGGCTTTTGATAGGCATTGTAACATGGTCTTGGAGAAtgtgaaagaggtgagtgatagaATGCTATCGACTGAACGTACATGGAGAAAGTTATGGATGAATAAGAGATAtatggaggatgaggtgctgatgtgattgatcattcAGATGTGGACGGAAACAccgaaaggaaagggaaagaagccAGTAAACAAGGATAGATTCATCTCGTGAGTGCATCATGCATGTCATTCAGGACTCTTCACGTCTGCTTAAGCTGATCGCTTGTTGCTCTTCTGCCTAGCAAAATGTTCCTCCGTGGCGATTCAGTCATTCTCGGTAAGTTGACAGATTTAGAAATGCCTAAACCAGAAGCTGACATATATCCGTGTCATCATAAACAGTCCTTCGTAACGCAGCTTAATCTGTAGATCGATTGAAGGGAGACTGGATTTACTACGTGGAGTGGTGGAGAAGGGACGCAGGAATATaacagaagaagagctgTCCTGTTTTTCCTTATGGCATATTACATTTAATGCATGTATACATTGTATTATTCTTTCACACAAATGACGGGTATTTCTCACTCAACTAGTacaaatacatatataactctttcatcatctgctTTCGCTCTAAGCCAGCACACCTTGACCTTTACCGCCGTGAGCAAATTCGACGACGGCATTGACGGCTTTCATATCTGAACATGTCGATGATTAGCTAAGGCGTGGGCGAAGGAGAGAACATAATACATACCGAGTTGACTGCCTAGTTCGATATAGGTATGAGCTTTGATACTCAAGTCGTCCTTGACGGTACCGATGATCTCTATGAATCCGTCACCAATGTGCATGTCCTATTCGTCATATCAGTATCTGGTATCGGTCGACGGCAACTACGGTAGCATTGGGATGACGCCTACTCGTGAGAGATGGACGCCGAGCTACGGGTTAGGTAGTAAGTCAGTAATTTTGACTATCAGGAAACACGCTTCTACTCACAGTATTCCCATCACTGGTTTCAACGGTAGCGGTATCACCGGAAAGCTTGATCACTTTCGCAGTCAATCGGACCACCTCACCACGATGTTGAGTGAGGTATTTGGAGTTGATACGGGCTGTCAAATACGATCGTCTCAGCTACCGGTTCACACCATGACCTGAACATGTAGATGAAGTGTCCACCTACGCTCTGGGTTGATGGGAGACATGTTGGAAGTTGCGAGTGAGATGAGAAACGGAGCTACTTGTTTTTGTTTGGAACTCGAGATATTTCTCTCTGGAGTGGGAGCTGAATAGACTCGTGAGTGTTACGAGCTTCGACTACAGCTAAACGCAGAAGAAGACGGGgtcaggaggaagatggagctgagagagaaagtgagaaagtgagaaagTGAGAGACGCGTCTTTAGGAGATGCAACTGTTGGGAACATGAGTCACCTCGGATGTTTACGTAATCAAACCGACTTGTGCGGCGATGACCGGTCAGGAACACGGTGCAAAAATTATTGATATATTTTTGTGGAATGAGAAATGAAAAACCAAAAGCatcaagagcaagagagAGTCCCATCTCATGTCTCTCTGTCCACCATCTCTGTACTACCTCCAATTGACCCTTGTACTATCATACCGGCGCGACTCCCAATATGGTTTCCTTCCAGTGAGTCGCATGAAGTTCGGCCTGCTTATTTCCCTCTGCTGATCATGACATGAACAGGTGCGATGCTTGTGCCGATACGGtcaagaagccaaagctCGATCAGCATAGAAATCGATGTCATGCTTCATTCACTTGTTTAGGTAAGTTGGTTCAACCTGTGCTTGGCACTCTTActgatctcgatgatatgatagaCTGCTCGACCACTTTCAGAAACCCTGGGGAATACAAGTGAGTACAAGTGTACCTTCAGccttcattctcttctggACCCTGTGCTGACTGGAACGCTATCAACAGGAGCCATACTACTTGTGTCTCCGAGGCTGAGAAATACCAAGGAGCATTGTACAAAGGTCCCAAAAAGGTGTGTGTTCATCGAACAAGCTCACACCGGCTCAAGCTCACGAATTACCCTCTCTGCGTATATGTTGTAGAACGGACAAACCCAAACATCCTCACAATCCCAGACCCCCGCTGCTCCTTCACCTGCCCCTGCCCCTGTCCCTGCCCCTACTCCTGCTGCAGCTGCCGAAACAGCACCAGCCGCCGCAAGCTCATCCATACATCCTTCTCGATTGAATCAGCTCAATGCACCCGAACCACAGTACTCACAGCGAGGTGGTCCACCTGGACGAGGCGGtagaggtggtagaggtggatttCAAAGGGGTGGATTCGGACGTGGAGGTGGATTTGCTGGAGTCGAGAGGTCATACGCTACAGATATGAACAAGATGGCTCCATCTAGTGGAATGAGATCATGGGGAGGATCACGGGCGGAGACTACGCCTAATCCTGAGGCTCCCAGTGCTACCGAGGTCACCCAGTCGAATATTGCTACTATATCTTCCGTCAATGGAGATACCGATGcggataagaagaagaaaaagaacaGGAAGGGAGATAAAGGCGGTACAGGTGCAAAGGCGAACTCAAAGAACCCTAAGAATGATGATAACGCCGAGACGTCGTCTGAACCtcagaacaagaagagaaagttcGAAGACTCAGAAACACCTACAACTCCAGCTACAGCTATAAATGGAGAATCTACACAAGTCCCATCGAAGACAAtcaagaggttgaagaagagattcgGTAAActggaagagaaagaattgacTTTGGGTGAATGGATCGATGCTCTTggtaaagataaagagaagaatgtgAATTCATCAGATATCTTGCAAGCTTTGAGAGtgaccaagaaagatggtcaGTTCGTACTTACCATCTAGATGGATCAATCTAGTCTTTCATTTTTTCTTGTAATAGATCATACCCCATTGCTTTCCATATATCACATGTATCTGCTCATAGATATCACATGTAACTTTTGCTCACTCTGCTCGTTTCGCATTACATTCCATTTCCGTTTTCAAGCCATGCATGTATATTGGCTACTGATGCAACAAAAGTTTCCTGATCGATTAAAATTACAATTTCGTGTGAATGAGATAAGTTTCCTGATACCGGATGAatgggaaaaagaagaattaTTTATAACGAGTTATAATGTATATGGAATATATCGGAATGTATCATGTCTAAAAAGTCTTGTGTACAGGCCTAGCGATATCGTAAaaggaattgaaagaaaTAGCAATAGATGAAGACCAAAAGATCACGATTGTTCAGTTGGTAGAGGGGGCA from Kwoniella botswanensis chromosome 3, complete sequence includes these protein-coding regions:
- a CDS encoding small nuclear ribonucleoprotein Sm D2 — encoded protein: MSQYAHVPKSELDEAQIKELEEYEISQGPLSVLQQAVRNSSQVLISLRNNKKLLARVKAFDRHCNMVLENVKEMWTETPKGKGKKPVNKDRFISKMFLRGDSVILVLRNAA